The proteins below come from a single Rhizobium sp. BT04 genomic window:
- a CDS encoding Maf-like protein, with the protein MIPKLILASSSPFRRMLMENAGLSFEAHAANIDERAVEAPLENAGATPDAVALVLAKAKAEDVGSRFPDSLVIGSDQTMSLGDRVFHKPKDMVDAANHLQALSGTTHRLNSAVAIVSNGVVLWQHLAHAELTMRPLTADFIARHLARVGDRALSSVGAYQLEGEGIQLFEKIEGDYFTILGLPMLPLLKKLRDLGAIDG; encoded by the coding sequence ATGATACCCAAACTCATCCTTGCGTCATCGAGCCCCTTTCGACGGATGCTGATGGAAAATGCCGGTCTATCCTTCGAGGCGCATGCCGCCAACATCGATGAAAGAGCGGTCGAAGCCCCGCTGGAAAACGCCGGCGCAACGCCGGATGCCGTCGCCCTTGTCCTGGCCAAGGCCAAGGCCGAGGATGTCGGCAGCCGTTTTCCGGACAGCTTGGTTATCGGTTCGGATCAGACGATGTCGCTTGGCGACCGGGTCTTTCATAAGCCGAAAGACATGGTCGACGCGGCGAATCACCTTCAAGCCCTTTCGGGAACGACCCACCGACTGAACAGCGCTGTCGCAATCGTCAGCAATGGCGTGGTTCTGTGGCAGCATCTCGCCCATGCGGAACTGACGATGCGGCCGTTGACGGCGGATTTCATCGCCAGGCACCTGGCACGCGTCGGCGACAGGGCGCTTTCCAGCGTCGGCGCCTATCAGTTGGAGGGTGAGGGCATTCAGCTTTTCGAGAAAATCGAGGGTGATTATTTCACCATTCTCGGCCTGCCGATGCTGCCGCTCTTGAAAAAATTGCGAGATCTCGGAGCGATCGATGGGTGA